From the genome of Nomia melanderi isolate GNS246 chromosome 14, iyNomMela1, whole genome shotgun sequence, one region includes:
- the PolZ2 gene encoding DNA polymerase zeta subunit 2 isoform X1: MSQDKIVGIDILLEFLEVAFNHILYFRNLYPNEIFIKKKIYSTTVYVSEHPELNEYLKNVLNAIKELIKEDESSIKAVSLVIYNKNKQPIEKFIFDLVKIQPNSAEKDPYYLKTEEALRTICLKLSMCEAYLKPLPQDSTFSIEIQTYEAAHVGLSENPCCEDFPWIINEELPEIPDTNLLPLKTVKTDCLNLQMYVIESEKNKSTD; the protein is encoded by the exons ATGTCTCAAGATAAAATAG TtggtattgatattttattagagtTTCTAGAAGTAGCATTCAATCACATATTATACTTTAGAAACCTATAtcccaatgaaattttcataaaaaagaaGATATATAGTACAACAGTATACGTTTCCGAACATCCAGAgcttaatgaatatttgaagaatgTTCTTAATGCAATTAAAGAACTTATTAAGGAAGATGAGAGCTCTATAAAAGCAGTGAGTCTTGTTATCTATAACAAGAACAAGCAaccaattgaaaaatttatttttgatctTGTTAAGATTCAACCTAATAGTGCAGA GAAAGATCCATACTATTTAAAAACAGAAGAAGCTCTTagaacaatttgtttaaaattatctaTGTGTGAAGCATATTTGAAGCCATTGCCACAAGATTCAACCTTCTCTATTGAAATTCAAACATATGAGGCTGCCCATGTCGGTCTAAGTGAAAATCCTTGTTGTGAGGATTTCCCATGGATCATTAACGAAGAATTGCCTGAAATACCTGATACAAATTTATTACCACTGAAAACTGTCAAAACTGATTGTTTAAATTTACAAATGTATGTAATCGaaagtgaaaaaaataaaagtacagattaa
- the PolZ2 gene encoding DNA polymerase zeta subunit 2 isoform X2, producing MSQDKIEFLEVAFNHILYFRNLYPNEIFIKKKIYSTTVYVSEHPELNEYLKNVLNAIKELIKEDESSIKAVSLVIYNKNKQPIEKFIFDLVKIQPNSAEKDPYYLKTEEALRTICLKLSMCEAYLKPLPQDSTFSIEIQTYEAAHVGLSENPCCEDFPWIINEELPEIPDTNLLPLKTVKTDCLNLQMYVIESEKNKSTD from the exons ATGTCTCAAGATAAAATAG agtTTCTAGAAGTAGCATTCAATCACATATTATACTTTAGAAACCTATAtcccaatgaaattttcataaaaaagaaGATATATAGTACAACAGTATACGTTTCCGAACATCCAGAgcttaatgaatatttgaagaatgTTCTTAATGCAATTAAAGAACTTATTAAGGAAGATGAGAGCTCTATAAAAGCAGTGAGTCTTGTTATCTATAACAAGAACAAGCAaccaattgaaaaatttatttttgatctTGTTAAGATTCAACCTAATAGTGCAGA GAAAGATCCATACTATTTAAAAACAGAAGAAGCTCTTagaacaatttgtttaaaattatctaTGTGTGAAGCATATTTGAAGCCATTGCCACAAGATTCAACCTTCTCTATTGAAATTCAAACATATGAGGCTGCCCATGTCGGTCTAAGTGAAAATCCTTGTTGTGAGGATTTCCCATGGATCATTAACGAAGAATTGCCTGAAATACCTGATACAAATTTATTACCACTGAAAACTGTCAAAACTGATTGTTTAAATTTACAAATGTATGTAATCGaaagtgaaaaaaataaaagtacagattaa